From one Vagococcus carniphilus genomic stretch:
- the bcrC gene encoding quaternary ammonium compound efflux SMR transporter BcrC: protein MKGYVALGIAIISEIFGTSMLKLSEGFTNIYPTIGVAIGFFIAFYTLSLSLKTLPLSLAYAIWSGVGTALTALIGVLVWNEPFNILTFIGLVMIVGGVIILNQRSADTKTSTSH from the coding sequence ATGAAAGGGTATGTTGCATTAGGAATTGCGATTATTAGTGAAATATTCGGAACATCTATGTTGAAATTATCTGAAGGATTTACGAATATATACCCCACAATTGGAGTAGCAATTGGCTTCTTCATAGCGTTCTATACATTATCATTGTCTTTAAAAACTTTGCCTTTAAGTTTAGCTTACGCAATCTGGTCAGGTGTAGGAACAGCTCTGACAGCTTTAATAGGTGTTTTGGTGTGGAATGAACCATTTAACATTCTTACATTTATTGGTTTAGTTATGATTGTCGGTGGAGTAATTATACTTAATCAAAGATCTGCTGACACGAAAACAAGCACTTCTCATTAA
- the bcrB gene encoding quaternary ammonium compound efflux SMR transporter BcrB: protein MNPYVLLIGAILFEVFGSSMMKASNGFKKLVPTVGLVIGMGSSFYLLSKALEHIPLGTAYAIWSGGGTALTAIVGILVWKEKFNLKILLGLLIIIAGVVVLKLSH from the coding sequence ATGAATCCATATGTATTATTAATTGGCGCAATCTTATTTGAAGTATTCGGAAGTTCTATGATGAAGGCATCAAATGGCTTTAAGAAATTAGTCCCTACAGTTGGTTTAGTAATAGGTATGGGGAGTTCTTTTTACCTTCTCTCCAAAGCATTAGAACACATTCCGTTAGGAACTGCTTATGCAATATGGTCTGGTGGAGGAACTGCTCTTACTGCGATTGTTGGTATTCTTGTTTGGAAAGAAAAGTTTAATCTAAAAATATTACTTGGCTTACTAATCATTATAGCTGGTGTTGTGGTACTTAAATTGTCTCATTAA
- the bcrA gene encoding efflux transporter transcriptional regulator BcrA, with protein sequence MSAKKQDKRAHLLNAAIELLGSNDFDTLTLEAVAKQANVSKGGLLYHFPSKEALYAGITELIFQDFVYRFNELAENDPIEKGKWTRALIHAYTDDLNNSQVLNIASHSFSKLNPTVTENILVHFEYIQSKIDEDGIDSVLATTIRLTLDGLYYSEFFKLGQINFDLREKIIEKLIESTT encoded by the coding sequence ATGTCAGCAAAAAAACAGGACAAAAGAGCGCATCTGCTAAATGCTGCAATAGAACTCTTAGGTTCAAACGATTTTGATACTTTGACATTAGAAGCAGTCGCAAAGCAAGCCAATGTTAGCAAAGGTGGTTTATTGTATCATTTCCCCTCAAAAGAAGCATTATATGCTGGAATAACTGAACTTATTTTTCAAGACTTTGTATACCGATTTAATGAATTAGCTGAGAATGATCCTATAGAAAAAGGAAAATGGACTCGCGCCTTAATACATGCATACACTGATGATTTAAACAATTCTCAAGTTCTAAATATAGCATCTCATTCTTTTTCGAAATTGAATCCTACTGTTACAGAAAACATCCTCGTCCACTTCGAGTATATTCAATCAAAAATTGATGAGGATGGTATTGACTCTGTACTAGCAACAACAATTCGGCTTACCCTCGATGGTCTTTATTATTCCGAGTTCTTTAAGTTGGGACAAATCAATTTTGACTTACGAGAAAAAATCATCGAAAAATTAATTGAATCTACAACCTAG